The uncultured Eubacteriales bacterium region GTAATGGTTCCGTCTGGGGCCGCCTCAAGGGTGTTGCAGAAGATGGTAGGCCACCCCAGCTTTTTCATCAGGGGCTGGGCGAACTGCTCGAAGGTATCGCTCAGAATGATGACCTGGGTGAAAGAGCGGAGCTCATCCAGAAACTCCTTGGCCCCGGGAAGCGGGTCGATGGCGGCGATGGTAGCCTGGATTTCCCGCAGCCCCAAACCGTGCTCTTTCAAAATAGAAATGCGGTAGTTCATCAGCTTGTCGTAATCAGGTTCGTCCCGGGTGGTCCGCCTGAGCTCATCGATGCCGCTGGCCTCAGCGAAGGCGATCCAGATTTCCGGGACCAGGACGCCCTCCATGTCCAGACAGACAAGATACATATGCTTGCTCCTCTCTCTAATCCTCGCCCCGGCCCTGTTTCTTGCGCAGGTTCGTCAGGAA contains the following coding sequences:
- the thrH gene encoding Phosphoserine phosphatase/homoserine phosphotransferase bifunctional protein, encoding MYLVCLDMEGVLVPEIWIAFAEASGIDELRRTTRDEPDYDKLMNYRISILKEHGLGLREIQATIAAIDPLPGAKEFLDELRSFTQVIILSDTFEQFAQPLMKKLGWPTIFCNTLEAAPDGTITGFKMRCEQSKLTTVKALQSIGYQTIASGDSYNDLGMIQASEAGFLFKSTDKIKADYPELPAYETFPELLNAIKQACHR